The following DNA comes from Lentibacillus sp. Marseille-P4043.
GGAGCACTACCACTGTTACAAATTTTGATACTATCAACACCATATTCGTTCACTTTCGGGTGGTTGATTAAGGCAATATACATGGTTGGAACACCTGGAAACGATGTTGGTTGCACATCTTTGATCGTTTGTAGCACTTCCTCCATATCGAACTTTGGCAGCATGATACTCATTGATCCAGTATAGATAGACAGATTCATGCACGATGTCATTCCATATACATGAAATAACGGAATGACAGTAAGGAAACGCTCTTTCCCAAGTTCAATTCCATCTTGAAAATACTCGTATGATTGCATGACATTTGCCAGCAAATTACGATGAGTAAGCATAGCACCTTTAGAACGACCGGTTGTACCGCCTGTATATTGGAAAATGGCAACATCTTCTATCGCGTTAATTGCAACAGGCTCCGGCGGTTTCTTTGCCTTCTTTAAAAATTCATTAAATCCAGTTGCCATGCTATCTTCCGTTTCCCGACCTTCTAGATTCACTTTAATAACATTTTTTATCGATGTTTTGTCCATGACTTGATTTAAAGCAGGCAACAATGGCTCATAAACAACAATGGTTTCAGCACCGGAATCTGCTAAAATGTACTCCAATTCTTTTCCGACAAGCATCGGATTAAGCTGTGTTACGATACCACCTGCCTGTAATGCCCCATAATAGCTGATAACGTATTGTGGACAATTAGGTAGCATAATGGCCACTCGGTCCCCTTTCACTACTCCGTTTTCCTGTAGTGAGGCAGTGAATCCATCGACCAATTCACCGAGCTTCTGATACGTCATTTCATTCCCATAAAAATAAAGTGCCTTATTATCCCCATAAGTATTAATTGTTTCTTTTAACATATCTGGCAGTGTTTTATTAGGTATCTCCAGTTCCGCCTGTATATGTTCCGGGTAATGTTTCTTCCAGACTTTTTCCATCAAAATTCCTCCTTATATACAATTGATAACGCTTACAATAATTTGTTTAATAGTCCCTCATTAAAGAGAAAACAGTTGCTCAATAACGCCCTCTGACACGCCCTTACGTTTTAGCTCCGGAACAATATTTTCAAATACATGAACAGGATGCCAATTTCTAACGAGGTACGCTACTTCCTCACTCATTTCCGGGTATCGTCCCAACCAATAATTAATTGAATCATGGGAGAGCATAATTTGCTTTTCATATCCTTCATCAAGAAGTTTAACTAATGTTTCGATGCGTTCTTCATCCATTGGTGCTCCAACTAACTTCTGAATACCAAATCGGTCAAAGCCTATTTTCACACCGGTTTGCAGTGTTTTCTTATGATAGTCTACATCCGTGTTTCCACACATATGACCAATCACAATTTTGTTAGGATCAACACCGGAATCGATTAGCATTTTCGCTTGTTCCGGTCCCATTGTTCCTTCCTGTGTATGGGTGAGAATCATAATTCCGGTCTCCCGATGCACCTTTGCAGCAACATCAAAAAACATTTTCTCATACGAAGTAATTTCATCCTTGCTTGATGCTAGTTTAATAATTCCTGGACGAATTCCCGTTCCAGCTATCCCATCGTTTATTTCGGTCATAAACATTTCATAAATATCTTTTTCCGCCGTGCCTAATGAGTGACGAAATTTAAAATACGTTGTTGCACCTTCACCCTCGTAATAGTAGCCAGTAGCGCAAATGATCTGTAATCCGGTTGTCTCAGAGATTTCCTTTAATATTTGCGGATCCCGTCCACATTCATTTGGTGTCGGATCCACAACGGTTTTAACGCCAAATTTCATGACACCGTTCGCTGCCTCAACCCCAGCGCGTACTGCCTCTTCCCGGTTATATGGACCTAGTGTTACATCACCACTATAACCAGGATATCCAAATTGGAAATGTTCATGGATCAATGTTTTACCCATATCCTCGACTGGAATCTTACCGGTAACCGTCTCTATCCATTCTCCCATACGTTCAACCCCTTTAATTTTTGGAAAACCTAACAATCTATCTATATGATCAACTCTCTTGTAATTCTCTCCACAAGACTTTCCCGCTGCTTGTAGTAGGAAAACGATCTGTAAATTCAACAATTCGCGGATATTTGTATGCCGCCATTTGCTCTTTGGACCATTCGATAATGTCATTTTCGGTTACTTTTCCAATAGAATCATCATTCAAAATAACAAATGCTTTGACCGTTTCTCCACGTTTTACATCTGGTGCACGGACAACACATGCTTGCTGGATTGCTGGATGTTTATATAAAATGGATTCCACTTCCGTCGGCCATACTTTAAATCCAGCCGCATTGATCATCCGCTTTAGCCGATCAACAATGAAGAAATAACCGTCCTCATCCATCTTTACAATGTCACCGGTGCGAAAAAATTGTTTTCCTTCTAGTTGCATATGCGATGCTTGATTTTCTTCTTCTCGATGATAATAACCTTTGAAAACTTGGGGTCCATTAACAACCAGCTCTCCTTCTTCATTAGCGCCGAGTTCTTTACCGGTTGCCAGATCTATTATACGTGCATCAACATCAAATGAAGGAACCCCTAGACATTGTAATTTTGGGCGATCAGGTGGGTTGAAATGTGTATGTGAAATCGTTTCTGACAACCCATACCCTTCTGCATAACGTAGCCCTGTTCTCTCATAAAGCTGTTCTCCAACCGCTTCCGGTAAAGGAGCACCTCCACCACCAATCGATTCCAGTGACGATATGTTATAGTTTGCTAGATTCGGATTGGCTAAAAAGTCGATTAACATGGTACTAATATTAATCCAATGAGAACAACCATACCTCTCAATTGCTTTTGCTGCATAATCACGATCCCAGCGAGTAAGTAACACGATTGTACTTCCTGCTAAAATTGGTGTAAGTATGCTGTGCAGCAATCCTGTCACATGAAATAATGGTAAAGTTGCCAGTGCCACAGCATCTGGTGTCACATTCATCCAATGATAAGCTCCAGTTGTATTTGCTTGAACAGTACTATTTGTGTGGATACAGCCTTTAGGCAAGCCTGTTGTTCCTGATGTATAGGGAATAACTGCAACATCTTCCTTCACTCCTTGATATGGTGAAGGTTGGTGCTCTGTAGTTAATGCATTTTTCCATGCAATGTCTGCCGTGATTTCACTAGCAGGGGCAACTACTTCTGGCGGTAAATTACCAAGCGCATGATCAGCTAAAATGTAGTCGGAATATGCTGTAACGATAATTTTTTCAAGAGATGTATTTTCCTTTAATGGGGTAACTTTAGTGTACAATTCTTGCCCAACCAATGCCTGTTTGATATCACAGTCTTGCACGTAAAAAGTCAGGTCTTCCGTTGTACTCATCGGATTAATTGGTACAACGACTGCCCGCACGCGTAGTATAGCAAAAAAGCTTATCACAAATTGAGGAGAATTTTGCATGAACAACAGCACTTTTTCTTCATTTTGGACACCCATATCATTTTCTAAATATCCAGCCAGCTGGTTCACTTCATCTAAAAGTTGTTGATACGTATATGTTTGTCCATAGTACCGTATTGCTATTTTGTGTGGGTATTTTTTTGCGGTAATTGTCAAATTATCGTATAGAGTCGTTTCCGGTACTGTAAGCGTTTTAGACAAACGTGAAGGCCAATACTTGAAATGGTTTGTGTGCATGAATACATCACCCTTCCTGTTTTTTATCGTTTCTTACACGCATTTTTCTATGGGATTAACACAATCTTACCTTTCGTTTTCCTATCTTGAAACAGCTGATGAACTTTAGCTGCTTGTGCTAATGGATAAGTACCACCGATCGTAAGTTCCAAATTACCTTGACCTACATACGTGAGAAGTTCCTGGAGACTGCTTTTGAACAAAGTGGGCCTTTTCATTATTTGTGGCAAGAAAAAAACAACAATGGATTGATTGCGCTTCATTAGTGACGATGGGTAAAATTTTGATTGTTCGCCACTTGCTACCCCGTAAATTACCAAACGGCCAAATTCTGCCAAGCATTTAAGTGTCTTGTAAAAAACACTGCCACCAACCATTTCAAGTGCTACATCAACACCCTTCCGATCAGTTAGTTCCCGTATTTTATTCTCCCAGTCGTCCTCCGAATAGTTAACTAAATGATCCGCTCCCATCTTTCCAGCAAATGCTAATTTTTCTGGTGTACTAGCCGTTGCAATCACTTTTCCAGCACCAAATTGTTTTGCCAACTGTACAGCCAATAAACCGACTCCACCTGATGCCGCATGAACAAGAACAGTCTCTCCTTCTTCCAAACGGCCCATTGTTTTTAGAATGTGGTATGCACTTAATCCTTGTACTGGTAGAGCAACGGCTTTTTCATAGGACACATCATCTGGAATGGGGATCAGCGTATTTGCATCCACAACCACATTTTCAGAATAGCCACCTGATTCAATTAACGAAACAACACGCTCCCCTTTTTCTATCCCGTGAACTTGATCGCCGACTTCTGATACCACAC
Coding sequences within:
- a CDS encoding long-chain-fatty-acid--CoA ligase, which translates into the protein MMEKVWKKHYPEHIQAELEIPNKTLPDMLKETINTYGDNKALYFYGNEMTYQKLGELVDGFTASLQENGVVKGDRVAIMLPNCPQYVISYYGALQAGGIVTQLNPMLVGKELEYILADSGAETIVVYEPLLPALNQVMDKTSIKNVIKVNLEGRETEDSMATGFNEFLKKAKKPPEPVAINAIEDVAIFQYTGGTTGRSKGAMLTHRNLLANVMQSYEYFQDGIELGKERFLTVIPLFHVYGMTSCMNLSIYTGSMSIMLPKFDMEEVLQTIKDVQPTSFPGVPTMYIALINHPKVNEYGVDSIKICNSGSAPMPGEILRTFEENTGATILEGYGLSESSPTTHCNPLFGPRKPGSVGIGFPSTDYKIVDLADGTKELPAGETGEVIIKGPQVMKGYWNMPEETEQTLQDGWLYTGDIAYMDEDGFLFIVDRKKDLIIASGYNVYPRDVEEIIYEHPAVQEAVVVGIPDPYRGETVKAVVVLKEGQLTDEKELIAYCRENMAAYKVPRIVEFRKELPKTNVGKILRRKIREESV
- a CDS encoding phosphotriesterase family protein, with the protein product MGEWIETVTGKIPVEDMGKTLIHEHFQFGYPGYSGDVTLGPYNREEAVRAGVEAANGVMKFGVKTVVDPTPNECGRDPQILKEISETTGLQIICATGYYYEGEGATTYFKFRHSLGTAEKDIYEMFMTEINDGIAGTGIRPGIIKLASSKDEITSYEKMFFDVAAKVHRETGIMILTHTQEGTMGPEQAKMLIDSGVDPNKIVIGHMCGNTDVDYHKKTLQTGVKIGFDRFGIQKLVGAPMDEERIETLVKLLDEGYEKQIMLSHDSINYWLGRYPEMSEEVAYLVRNWHPVHVFENIVPELKRKGVSEGVIEQLFSL
- a CDS encoding long-chain-fatty-acid--CoA ligase; protein product: MHTNHFKYWPSRLSKTLTVPETTLYDNLTITAKKYPHKIAIRYYGQTYTYQQLLDEVNQLAGYLENDMGVQNEEKVLLFMQNSPQFVISFFAILRVRAVVVPINPMSTTEDLTFYVQDCDIKQALVGQELYTKVTPLKENTSLEKIIVTAYSDYILADHALGNLPPEVVAPASEITADIAWKNALTTEHQPSPYQGVKEDVAVIPYTSGTTGLPKGCIHTNSTVQANTTGAYHWMNVTPDAVALATLPLFHVTGLLHSILTPILAGSTIVLLTRWDRDYAAKAIERYGCSHWINISTMLIDFLANPNLANYNISSLESIGGGGAPLPEAVGEQLYERTGLRYAEGYGLSETISHTHFNPPDRPKLQCLGVPSFDVDARIIDLATGKELGANEEGELVVNGPQVFKGYYHREEENQASHMQLEGKQFFRTGDIVKMDEDGYFFIVDRLKRMINAAGFKVWPTEVESILYKHPAIQQACVVRAPDVKRGETVKAFVILNDDSIGKVTENDIIEWSKEQMAAYKYPRIVEFTDRFPTTSSGKVLWRELQES
- a CDS encoding quinone oxidoreductase family protein, translating into MKAVQFDEYGGPDVLKVTEIETPAISENDVLIEAKAIGVNYADTARRQGEYVVPTTLPFIPGTEVAGVVSEVGDQVHGIEKGERVVSLIESGGYSENVVVDANTLIPIPDDVSYEKAVALPVQGLSAYHILKTMGRLEEGETVLVHAASGGVGLLAVQLAKQFGAGKVIATASTPEKLAFAGKMGADHLVNYSEDDWENKIRELTDRKGVDVALEMVGGSVFYKTLKCLAEFGRLVIYGVASGEQSKFYPSSLMKRNQSIVVFFLPQIMKRPTLFKSSLQELLTYVGQGNLELTIGGTYPLAQAAKVHQLFQDRKTKGKIVLIP